CGTGCGGGTGGTCATCCTGGTGGCTCACCCGGGTGGCACGGGGTGACGGGGGCGCCTAGTAATGGTCAGCGTAACGTCGCTCGTCACACGACGGGGGGCGCAGGAGCGGCCGCACTCTTCCCATGGAGGCGAGTATGACCACCTGCTCTTCATCACCCCGGCCGAACGAACCTGCCATACCCAACGAGCCGAACGGGTCCGCCCAGCCGTCCGCCGAGACCACCGTCGCCACCGGCACGCACCAGGTGGAGCAGACGAGCGCGCAGCCCGCCGCCGGCCCGTACGAGACGCACCCGACGGGGCACTCCGAGCCCGGCACCGGTTCCCACCCGGCCGACCGGGCGGCCGCCGAGCCCGCCGCCCTCGGCTCCCACCCGGCGGCCGGGGCGGGAACGCGGTCGCCGGCCCTCGACCCGGACCGGTCGGACCGGACCGCTGCCTGGCCCGTCGCTCCCGGCCCGGACGAGGCGGTCACGTCCGCCGCCCGGTCCATGGACGCCGGCTCGGGCCAGGCGCCCGCGCGGCCCGCCGCCCCCGGGACGGACGAGGCGTACCCCTCCGCCGCCCACGCCCCGGAGCCGTCCGCCGCGCCGCCCGCTCCGCCCGTCGAGGACTGGCTGGATCCCGCCGAGGCGCGGCCTGTTGCTCCGGTCCTGGACCGGACGGACCCCGCGGAGGAGCCCGCCCGGCCGGCCCACTTGGACACCGTCGGCCCGGGCGAGGGCACGGACCCCGCCGCGCGCGGCCGGGACCAGGCCCATTCGTCCGCCGGGCCCGGCGCGGGCGACGCCGACCAGCCGGGTGCGCGGCCGTTCGTCATCCGGTCGCTCGACGACAACCCGGTGGAGCTCCGGCCCGGCACCGGTCCGGCCTCCGGCGCACCGTACGGCGACGCCGTCAGCGACCTGGTGCACGCGGCCGTGGCCGACCGGCCGCTGGAGGAGGTCGTCGACCTCATCGTGTCGCTGGAGGAGTCGCCCGACCACACGCAGGCGAGGGTCGACGCGCTCCGCACCGCCGGGGTGAGCCGGTCCGTGGAGGACGTGTCCCGGCTGATCGCCCTGCTGACGAAGCCCCCGCGCGAGGCCGAGTGCGCGGACGAGGCGATCCGGGCCGCGGCCGCCCACCGGCCGGTGGAGGAAGTGACACGGCTGGTGACCCTGCTGCACAAGGAACCGCAGGTGCCCCACGTCCGCGAGGAGGCACTTCGCGCGGCCGCCACCGGCCGGTCCGTCGGGGAGCTGGTCGAGCTGATCGACCGCCTCGGCCTGGAACGCCTGGACCGCAACGGCCGTCGCCCGAACGGGACGTCCCGCCCCGAGGGCGAGACCGGCGACCCTGGCACGCCCGGCCGCCAGGGCAAACGCCGCGCGGCCCGCCCGGGCCCGGCCCGCGAGACCCACCGCACCCTCGACGACTCACCGCCGGACCACGAGCGTGCGACCGACCGGTTCGCCCGGTCCGTGTCCTGGTCGGGCTGGTTCGCAGCCCTGGCCCTCGCCGTGTGCGCGGTGGTCCACTTCCCGCTGCAGCGCGGCGACGCGTCCCTGCGTCTGCACGCGTTCGCCCTCGGCCTGTCGGTGCTGTGCACGGTGCTGGCGCTGCTGCTGGCGCTGCGCCCCGTCGCGCTGGTGCTGGCCGGGGCGGTGCTGGTGCCCACGGTCCTGGCCGGGGCCCAGGCGTACGGGAGTTCCTTCCCGTCGGCGTCCCTGCCCCGGGCCGTCGACCTGGCGCTCGCCCCGCCGTGGCTGGCCGCCGGAGTCGCCGGGTGCGCGGCACTGCTGGCCCTCGTCGCGATGGTCTTCCGGGTGCTGGCGCCCATCGCCGCCAGACAGTGGACGGCCGCGCCGGCGCCCGAGGCACGCGGCGCGGCGGAGTGAGACCCGAGGTGATCCCATCGGTCGGACCGAATCGAGCCGCGGTCGCCCGCACAAGGGCCGGGCTCCCGTCGGCGGCCTTCCTCAGATCCGGCGATCGAGCAGCCCGGCCAGCACCCGGTCCGGTGTGAGTGGGAGTTCGCGGAGGCGAACGCCCGTGGCGTGGTGCACCGCGTTGCCGATCGCCGCGGCCGTCCCGACGATGCCGATCTCCCCGATCCCCTTGCTGCCCATCGGGTTGAGACGGGAATCGTCCTCGTCCAGCCAGTGCGCCTCGATCTCGGCGACGTCGGCGTGCACGGGCACGTGGTACGACGCCAGATCCGACTCGGTGAAGTCGCCGAACGCGGCGTCCACGGTGCTGCCCTCGGTCAGCGCCATGCCCAGGCCCATCGTCATGCCGCCGACGAACTGGGAGCGTGCCGTACGGGCGTTGAGGATGCGGCCCGCCGCGTACACCCCGAGGAGCCGGCCGACCCGGACCTCGCCGGTGACCGTGTCCACGGCGACCTCGGCGAAGTGCGCCCCGAAGGCGTGCCGCGCGAAGCCGCTCTCGGCGTCCGCCGCGCCCTTCGTGTCGGCGCGGACGTCGAGACCCTGCGCGGGCAGCGGCCCCACGTGCCCGGCCAGCCGCCGGGCCAGTCCGGCACAGGCGTCGTGCACCGCCCAGCCCCAGGAGGCGGTGCCGGACGAGCCGCCGGCCAGCGGCGCCGAGGGGAGCTGCGTGCTGCCGACCTCGATCCGCACCCGCTCCAGCGGCACCCCGAGGGCGTCGGCGCCGACCTGCGCCAGCACCGTCCGGGCACCCGTCCCGATGTCGGTGGCGTTGATCCGCACCAGGAACGAACCGTCGGTCAGTGCGCGAGCCACCGCCGTGGAGGGCCCCACCATGACGGGATACGTCGCCGCCGCCACGCCCGTCCCCAGCAGCAGCGGACCGACCCGGCGGGAGCCCGGCCGGGGATCGCGCCCGGCCCAGCCGAAGCGCCGGGCGCCCTCGCGCAGGCACTCCACCAGGTGCCTGCTGCTGAACGGCTTGCCGGTGTCCGGCTCGACGTCGGGCTCGTTGCGGACGCGCAGCTCGACCGGGTCCAGGCCGAGTTCGGTGGCGAGCTCATCCATGGCGGATTCCAGCGCGTACATGCCGGGAGCCTCGCCCGGCGCCCGCATCCAGGACGGGGAAGGCACGTCCAGCGCCGCGACCCGGTGCACCGTACGACTGTGCGGCGCGGCGTACATCACCCGTGCGGGCACCGCCGCCTGCTCCACGAACTCCTTGATGCGGGA
This is a stretch of genomic DNA from Streptomyces hawaiiensis. It encodes these proteins:
- a CDS encoding xanthine dehydrogenase family protein molybdopterin-binding subunit; this encodes MTGSAGAPAERLEGREKVSGTARYAAEFHSPGRAQAWPVPASVARGRVTGVDTAAALAVPGVLAVLTHENAPRLAEPDDPTLAVLQNPRVPHRGWFVALVVAETLEAARAGAAAVRVTYEAEEHDVTLTASHPGVYVPEEANGGHPAVREQGDPDGAFGSSAVRVDVAYRVPPLHNHPMEPHTSTARWEDGRLTVHTSSQGAGAVRAVLAGLFGLPEERIVVTAEHVGGGFGSKGSPRPDVVLASMAARHTERPVTVALPRRYLPAVVGHRAPTLHRLRLGAEADGRLASLVHEVTTHTSRIKEFVEQAAVPARVMYAAPHSRTVHRVAALDVPSPSWMRAPGEAPGMYALESAMDELATELGLDPVELRVRNEPDVEPDTGKPFSSRHLVECLREGARRFGWAGRDPRPGSRRVGPLLLGTGVAAATYPVMVGPSTAVARALTDGSFLVRINATDIGTGARTVLAQVGADALGVPLERVRIEVGSTQLPSAPLAGGSSGTASWGWAVHDACAGLARRLAGHVGPLPAQGLDVRADTKGAADAESGFARHAFGAHFAEVAVDTVTGEVRVGRLLGVYAAGRILNARTARSQFVGGMTMGLGMALTEGSTVDAAFGDFTESDLASYHVPVHADVAEIEAHWLDEDDSRLNPMGSKGIGEIGIVGTAAAIGNAVHHATGVRLRELPLTPDRVLAGLLDRRI